One genomic window of Halovivax cerinus includes the following:
- a CDS encoding thioredoxin family protein, with the protein MTVTLKDFYADWCGPCKTQDPILEEIEDDWNGRFEVEKVNVDEEQEVANEYQVRSLPTLVVENDDGIVDRFVGVTQREDIEDALESAGA; encoded by the coding sequence ATGACCGTCACGCTCAAAGACTTCTACGCGGACTGGTGTGGCCCCTGCAAGACCCAGGACCCGATCTTGGAGGAGATCGAAGACGACTGGAACGGCCGCTTCGAGGTCGAGAAGGTCAACGTCGACGAGGAACAGGAGGTCGCCAACGAGTACCAGGTGCGGTCGCTGCCGACGCTCGTCGTCGAGAACGACGACGGCATCGTCGACCGCTTCGTCGGCGTCACACAGCGCGAGGACATCGAGGACGCCCTCGAATCCGCCGGCGCGTAG
- a CDS encoding FAD-dependent oxidoreductase has product MVDDAPAPGSLPGRHTSPWLANTDAEPRFEPLSGPTTTDVVIVGAGIAGLSTAAELAARGYDAVVLERDRIAGGTTGRSTAKITSQHGLVYDEVRESFGETSARRYAEANQAAIEAIVERVEAVDADCGLRRCPAYVYGDDRGAIRREADAEAAAGLPASFVTSVPPFEAADCGVRVDDQACFDPRRYLLALAESLVESPSESGDSRSVAVHEETRVTDVTPGRRPRVETEHGSVAADRVVLATGFPLLDRLGLFARLVPKRSYVVAIRIDGEPPDGMYYRPAEGSRPYRSVRAHVGAQSDDFGTEAGDASAGFDGPLVLVGGENHKPGQGGSTRERYRRLVEWAQECFTVQEVAYRWSAQDYVSADSVPLVGPAGPGARNVLLATGFGGWGMTGGTVAGRLLARTIDGEEPPIASLYDPRRFTPTASIGQLATENADVAGQFATDWLRTVFGSGDVAVEPGEGRVVRRDGRPIAVSRDDDGELHAVSAVCSHAYCVVDWNDGEGTWDCPCHGSRFDPDGRVIEGPATEGLSSRDDA; this is encoded by the coding sequence ATGGTCGACGACGCTCCCGCTCCCGGGTCGCTCCCGGGACGCCACACGTCCCCCTGGCTCGCGAACACCGACGCGGAACCGCGATTCGAACCGCTCTCCGGCCCAACGACGACCGACGTGGTCATCGTCGGTGCCGGCATCGCCGGTCTCTCGACCGCGGCCGAACTCGCCGCCCGCGGCTACGACGCCGTCGTTCTCGAACGCGACCGCATCGCCGGCGGCACGACGGGCCGTTCGACCGCGAAGATCACCAGCCAGCACGGCCTCGTCTACGACGAGGTACGCGAGTCCTTCGGCGAGACGAGTGCTCGTCGGTACGCCGAGGCGAACCAGGCGGCGATCGAGGCGATCGTCGAGCGCGTCGAGGCCGTCGACGCCGACTGCGGCTTGCGCCGCTGCCCGGCGTACGTCTACGGCGACGACCGCGGCGCGATCCGTCGTGAGGCAGACGCCGAGGCGGCCGCCGGGCTTCCGGCCTCGTTCGTCACCTCCGTCCCGCCGTTCGAGGCAGCCGACTGCGGCGTTCGGGTGGACGATCAGGCCTGCTTCGACCCACGACGGTACCTCCTTGCGCTGGCCGAATCCCTCGTCGAGTCGCCGTCCGAGAGCGGTGACTCCCGGTCCGTCGCCGTCCACGAGGAGACGCGCGTGACCGACGTTACGCCCGGCCGGCGGCCGCGCGTCGAGACGGAACACGGGTCGGTCGCAGCCGACCGGGTCGTCCTGGCTACCGGCTTCCCGCTGCTAGACCGCCTCGGTCTGTTCGCCCGCCTCGTACCGAAGCGGTCGTACGTCGTGGCGATTCGGATCGACGGGGAGCCGCCGGACGGGATGTACTACCGACCGGCGGAGGGGAGTCGACCGTATCGATCGGTGCGGGCGCACGTCGGAGCTCAGTCGGACGATTTCGGGACCGAAGCCGGCGATGCGTCCGCCGGCTTCGACGGCCCGCTCGTCCTCGTCGGTGGCGAGAACCACAAGCCCGGCCAGGGCGGGTCGACGCGGGAGCGCTACCGCCGGCTCGTCGAGTGGGCCCAGGAGTGTTTCACGGTACAGGAGGTCGCCTACCGCTGGTCCGCGCAGGACTACGTCTCGGCGGATAGCGTCCCGCTCGTCGGTCCGGCCGGTCCGGGTGCGCGAAACGTCCTCCTCGCGACCGGCTTCGGCGGGTGGGGTATGACCGGCGGAACCGTCGCGGGCCGGCTCCTCGCCCGAACGATCGACGGCGAGGAGCCGCCGATCGCGTCACTGTACGACCCGCGTCGGTTCACACCGACCGCGTCGATCGGCCAGCTGGCCACGGAGAACGCGGACGTCGCCGGCCAGTTCGCCACGGACTGGCTGCGAACGGTCTTCGGATCGGGAGACGTCGCCGTCGAACCCGGCGAGGGGCGCGTCGTCAGACGCGACGGCCGGCCGATCGCCGTTTCGCGGGACGACGACGGTGAGTTGCACGCTGTCTCGGCCGTCTGTTCGCACGCCTACTGCGTCGTCGACTGGAACGACGGCGAGGGGACGTGGGACTGTCCCTGCCACGGCTCGCGGTTCGATCCCGACGGGCGGGTGATCGAGGGCCCGGCGACGGAGGGACTGTCGTCGCGAGACGACGCGTAA
- the npdG gene encoding NADPH-dependent F420 reductase — translation MRIALLGGTGDIGEGLALRFARDTDHELLIGSRDPEKARDAVEGYEERLADVGASGDLKGFANEMAADRADVVLLSVPPYYAGDTVEAVADKLDSDTILVTPAVGMKGDEDGMHYHPPGTGSVTELVAQRAPDDVSVVGAFHNLAAGKLADLSTAFDLDTLVVADDADAKARVRQLADEIEGLRALDAGPLANAAEVESVTPLVINIAKHNDDMHDVGVKWI, via the coding sequence ATGCGAATCGCACTACTCGGCGGGACGGGCGATATCGGCGAGGGACTCGCGCTCCGCTTCGCGCGGGATACGGACCACGAACTTCTCATCGGGTCGCGCGATCCCGAGAAGGCTCGCGACGCCGTCGAGGGCTACGAGGAGCGCCTGGCCGACGTGGGCGCCTCCGGTGACCTCAAGGGCTTCGCGAACGAGATGGCGGCCGATCGGGCAGACGTGGTACTCCTCTCGGTCCCGCCGTACTACGCGGGCGACACCGTCGAAGCCGTCGCCGACAAACTCGATTCGGACACGATCCTCGTCACGCCCGCCGTCGGCATGAAAGGCGACGAGGACGGCATGCACTACCACCCACCGGGGACCGGCAGCGTGACGGAGTTAGTCGCCCAGCGAGCCCCCGACGACGTGTCGGTCGTCGGCGCCTTCCACAACCTCGCCGCCGGCAAACTCGCCGACCTCTCGACCGCGTTCGACCTCGACACGCTCGTCGTCGCCGACGACGCCGATGCGAAGGCAAGGGTGCGCCAGCTCGCCGACGAGATCGAGGGTCTCCGGGCGTTAGACGCCGGCCCACTCGCGAACGCGGCGGAGGTCGAGAGCGTCACGCCGCTGGTCATCAACATCGCCAAGCACAACGACGACATGCACGACGTCGGTGTGAAGTGGATCTAG
- a CDS encoding archaemetzincin family Zn-dependent metalloprotease, with protein sequence MHVDIVPVGEVSARVKREASSALRSIYDCDITVGDGQSIPTGAYDSGRDQYSAESFIQLAERVGRGDKNIAITPEDIFYRRRNYVFGLAYLDGSGSVVSTYRLQTSSDGGVSSKPASEIVDDRVRKEVVHEIGHTYGLEHCTNNRCVMNFSRTVQRVDIKSENLCGSCQRRLD encoded by the coding sequence ATGCACGTCGACATCGTCCCGGTCGGCGAGGTCTCAGCGCGGGTCAAGCGAGAGGCCTCATCGGCGTTGCGCTCGATCTACGACTGCGACATCACGGTCGGCGACGGCCAGTCGATCCCCACCGGCGCGTACGACTCCGGCCGGGACCAGTACAGCGCGGAAAGTTTCATCCAGCTGGCCGAGCGCGTCGGCCGCGGCGACAAGAACATCGCCATCACCCCCGAAGACATCTTCTACCGGCGGCGCAACTACGTCTTCGGGCTGGCCTACCTGGACGGCAGCGGGAGCGTCGTCTCGACCTACCGCCTCCAGACCAGTTCCGACGGCGGCGTCTCGAGCAAACCCGCGAGCGAGATCGTCGACGATCGCGTCCGCAAGGAGGTCGTCCACGAGATCGGCCACACCTACGGCCTCGAACACTGTACCAACAACCGCTGCGTGATGAACTTCTCGCGGACCGTGCAGCGAGTCGATATCAAATCGGAGAACCTCTGTGGGAGTTGCCAGCGCCGCCTCGACTGA
- a CDS encoding glycine zipper 2TM domain-containing protein produces MVRDALTLALSRARYAATGAAIGGGLGGLFSRRAASSGAAVGALIGAFVGESRIGAKTRIEEWRSRGQEGVETVRSTE; encoded by the coding sequence ATGGTACGAGACGCACTCACCCTGGCGCTCAGCCGGGCACGATATGCAGCGACGGGCGCGGCGATCGGCGGCGGTCTCGGCGGACTGTTCAGCCGGAGAGCCGCGAGTTCGGGCGCCGCCGTCGGCGCGCTGATCGGCGCGTTCGTCGGCGAGAGTCGCATCGGAGCGAAGACCCGGATCGAGGAGTGGCGCTCGCGGGGACAAGAGGGCGTCGAGACCGTCCGATCGACGGAGTGA
- a CDS encoding UPF0146 family protein — protein MARSERTTALVDRLAEYDRLVEVGVGRRTDVAGTLAQRGRSITATDVHDRPVPDGVAFVRDDVVDPDPSVYADADAVYALNLPPELHRPAADVAQAADADFLFTTLGADQPQVPVEREPLPVGTLYLATTDRAGGR, from the coding sequence GTGGCCCGATCCGAACGGACGACCGCGCTCGTCGACCGCCTCGCGGAGTACGACCGACTCGTCGAAGTCGGAGTCGGTCGTCGGACCGACGTGGCCGGCACACTCGCCCAGCGAGGCCGATCGATCACCGCGACCGACGTCCACGACCGGCCCGTCCCCGACGGAGTGGCCTTCGTGCGAGACGACGTCGTCGACCCGGACCCGTCCGTCTACGCCGACGCCGACGCCGTCTACGCGCTGAACCTCCCGCCGGAGCTACACCGGCCCGCGGCGGACGTCGCACAGGCCGCGGACGCCGACTTCCTGTTCACCACGCTCGGTGCCGACCAGCCGCAGGTCCCGGTCGAGCGCGAACCCCTCCCGGTCGGGACTCTCTACCTCGCCACGACGGACCGCGCCGGTGGTCGCTAA
- a CDS encoding HAD-IA family hydrolase — protein sequence MPDSLAADAVVLDVDGVLVDVADSYRRAIVESVERCYGRTIDHAAVQAFKDAGGFNNDWDLTDAAALYVLASGEGYDASVDAYTNAIAERGGGLEAAQAVVKDALGARAFERVASRLDRERLREVFQGLYLGADLYRSIEGGEPDVPARPSSTDVDLDRNLDGTVRARNDVDPIDDGDPIDGGAAADVDPESDPLCGFIHDEPVLVTDETRQWLTTNVDVGILTGRPDAEARIALGRAALDGIPADHRFTMDDWDAGKPDPTALTTLAERMDAETVLFVGDTLDDIRTATNAAEADPRRVYHGVGVLTGGLSGETGRTKFANAGAVAVCESVNAVPDLLE from the coding sequence ATGCCCGACTCTCTCGCGGCCGACGCCGTCGTCCTCGACGTCGACGGCGTCCTCGTCGACGTGGCCGACTCCTACCGGCGGGCCATCGTCGAATCCGTCGAGCGCTGCTACGGCCGGACGATCGACCACGCGGCCGTTCAGGCGTTCAAAGATGCCGGCGGCTTCAACAACGACTGGGATCTGACTGACGCTGCCGCGCTGTACGTCCTCGCCTCTGGCGAGGGGTACGACGCGTCGGTCGATGCCTACACGAACGCGATCGCCGAACGCGGGGGTGGCCTCGAAGCGGCGCAGGCCGTCGTGAAAGACGCCCTCGGCGCCCGGGCGTTCGAGCGGGTCGCGTCCCGCTTGGACCGCGAGCGCCTGCGGGAGGTGTTCCAGGGACTGTACCTCGGTGCGGACCTCTATCGCTCGATCGAAGGCGGCGAGCCCGACGTCCCTGCCCGACCGAGTTCGACCGACGTCGATCTCGATCGCAATCTAGACGGGACCGTGCGGGCCAGAAACGACGTCGACCCGATCGACGACGGCGACCCGATCGACGGTGGAGCAGCGGCCGACGTCGACCCCGAGTCGGACCCGCTGTGCGGGTTCATCCACGACGAACCCGTACTCGTCACCGACGAGACGCGCCAGTGGCTCACGACGAACGTCGACGTCGGCATCCTCACCGGGCGACCGGACGCTGAGGCCCGGATCGCCCTCGGACGGGCCGCTCTGGACGGAATTCCCGCCGACCACCGATTCACGATGGACGACTGGGATGCGGGCAAACCCGACCCCACCGCACTGACGACGCTCGCCGAGCGCATGGACGCCGAGACGGTCCTCTTCGTCGGCGACACGCTCGACGATATCCGAACCGCGACGAACGCCGCCGAGGCCGATCCCCGTCGGGTCTATCACGGAGTCGGCGTCCTCACCGGCGGCCTCTCGGGCGAGACGGGCCGCACCAAATTCGCGAACGCCGGTGCGGTCGCTGTCTGCGAGTCGGTCAACGCGGTTCCTGACCTCCTCGAGTGA